CTTTGCCATCATGTTGACTCCTTCAACAATGGCATTTTCCTTATCGATGTCGATCTTAAGGACCCGGCCCTGCTGACCCTTGGAGTCACCGGCAATGACCATCACCGTATCTCCTTTGCGAATATGAAATTTCTTTTTCATCACTGTTCCGTATTTGATTGCTACAGTACTTCAGGTGCCAACGAAATGATCTTCATGTATTTCTTATCCCGGAGTTCCCGGGCCACCGGTCCGAATATGCGCGTACCGGCCATTTCTCCGGCAGTGTTCAACAGTACCACTGCATTATCGTCAAACCGTATGTAGGATCCGTCGTTCCGTCGGATCTCCTTTTTTGTCCGGACGACAACGGCTTTGGATACGGTTCCTTTTTTGATGTTGCCGGA
The DNA window shown above is from Bacteroidales bacterium and carries:
- the rplN gene encoding 50S ribosomal protein L14, yielding MIQQESRLTVADNSGAREVLCIRVLGGTGKRYATIGDKIIVTVKTAIPSGNIKKGTVSKAVVVRTKKEIRRNDGSYIRFDDNAVVLLNTAGEMAGTRIFGPVARELRDKKYMKIISLAPEVL